The Primulina huaijiensis isolate GDHJ02 chromosome 12, ASM1229523v2, whole genome shotgun sequence genome has a window encoding:
- the LOC140989212 gene encoding dynamin-2A-like isoform X1: MEAVDELFKLSDSMRQAAALLADEDVDETSSSASSRRPSTFLNVVALGNTGAGKSAVLNSLIGHPALPTGEGGATRAPICVDLTRDGSLSSKSIILQIDSKSQQVSASALRHSLQDRLSKISGKSRDEIYLKLRTSTAPPLKMIDLPGVDRGNLDDSLSEFAEHNDAILLVVIPAFQAPEVASAKAIRIAKELDGECTRTVGVITKVDQASSEPKVLTAVQALLLNQGPRSTSDIPWVALIGQSVSIASAQPGSIGADNSLETAWRAESESLKSILTGAPQSKLGRLALVETLAQQIRNRMKIRLPNLLTGIQGKSQIVQDELFRLGEQMVQSSEGTKALALELCREFEDKFLQHITTGEGVGWKVVASFEGSFPNRIKQLPLDRHFDLNNVKRIVLEADGYQPYLISPEKGLRSLIKGVLELAKEPSRLCVDEVHRVLVDIVSAAANATPGLGKYPSFKREVVAIATTALEGFKNEAKNMVIALVDMERAFVPPQHFIRLVQRRMDRQRREEELKGRSSKKTLEAEQSILNRATSPQTGGSQQSGGNMKSMKDGKSNQQDKDVQEGSGLKTAGPEGEITAGFLLKKSTKTNGWSKRWFVLNEKTGKLGYTKKQEERHFRGVITLEECNLEEVAEDEEASSKSSKDKKANGPVAEKAPSLVFKITSRVQYKTVLKAHSAVVLKAESLPDKVEWLIKLRNVISSKGGQVKGEPGPQIRQSLSDGSLDTMARRPADPEEELRWMSQEVRGYVEAVLNSLAANVPKAVVLCQVEKAKEDMLNKLYISVSAQSTVRVEELLQEDQNVKRRRERYQKQSSLLSKLTRQLSIHDNRAAAASGFSSEGRSDSSPTASGPSSGDDWRTAFDAAANGPTDSYGDSRSNGHSRRYSDPAQNGDVNSGTNSGSRRTPNRLPPAPPASGSGYKY, translated from the exons GGTGCAGGTAAGTCTGCTGTACTGAATAGTCTAATTGGACATCCTGCGCTG CCGACTGGTGAAGGTGGTGCCACACGTGCTCCAATATGCGTTGATTTAACAAGGGATGGCTCGCTGAGCAGTAAATCCATTATTTTGCAGATCGATAGTAAATCTCAACAAGTTTCTGCGA GTGCTCTTCGGCATTCATTGCAAGACAGATTGAGCAAAATTTCAGGAAAGAGTCGTGATGAGATATATTTAAAGCTCCGAACAAGTACAG CTCCACCGTTGAAAATGATTGATTTACCAGGGGTTGATAGGGGGAATCTTGACGATTCTTTG AGTGAATTTGCAGAACATAATGATGCAATATTGCTCGTTGTAATACCCGCTTTTCAAGCCCCAGAAGTGGCCTCTGCAAAAGCCATCAGAATTGCAAAGGAACTTGATGGAGAAT GTACAAGAACTGTTGGTGTTATTACCAAGGTAGATCAAGCATCTTCAGAACCGAAAGTACTTACTGCTGTGCAGGCTCTTTTACTGAATCAAGGACCTCGAAGTACATCTGATATCCCATGGGTTGCTTTGATTGGTCAATCTGTCTCTATAGCATCTGCTCAACCAGGGAGCATTGGAGCTGATAATTCTCTAGAAACTGCTTGGCGAGCGGAGAGTGAAAGTTTAAAATCAATACTTACCGGTGCTCCTCAAAGCAAGCTTGGGAGGTTAGCCTTGGTGGAGACCCTTGCTCAACAGATCCGGAATCGCATGAAAATCCGCCTTCCGAATCTCCTCACAGG GATTCAGGGGAAGTCTCAAATTGTACAGGATGAACTTTTTAGACTTGGTGAACAGATGGTTCAAAGTTCTGAGGGTACAAAAGCTTTAGCATTGGAGCTTTGCCGGGAATTTGAGGACAAGTTCCTCCAGCATATTACAACAGGAGAG GGTGTTGGGTGGAAAGTTGTTGCTAGTTTTGAAGGCAGTTTTCCTAATAGGATCAAGCAACTCCCTTTAGACAGACATTTTGACCTAAATAATGTTAAGAGG ATTGTGCTCGAGGCTGATGGTTATCAGCCTTATCTTATCTCTCCTGAGAAAGGGTTGAGGTCTTTAATCAAGGGTGTCTTGGAGCTGGCAAAAGAACCTTCTCGCTTGTGTGTTGATGAG GTGCACCGGGTACTTGTGGACATTGTCTCAGCTGCTGCAAACGCCACTCCAGGTCTTGGAAAATATCCTTCTTTTAAGCGTGAG GTTGTAGCAATTGCCACAACTGCTTTGGAAGGTTTCAAAAATGAAGCCAAAAACATGGTAATTGCCCTTGTTGACATGGAACGTGCATTTGTTCCCCCACAACACTTTATCCGTTTAGTGCAGCGGAG GATGGATCGACAACGGCGGGAAGAGGAGCTAAAAGGTCGATCCTCGAAAAAGACTCTTGAGGCTGAGCAATCTATATTAAATAGG GCAACCAGTCCGCAAACTGGAGGGAGCCAACAGAGTGGGGGGAATATGAAATCCATGAAGGATGGAAAATCTAATCAGcaagataaagatgtgcaaGAAGGATCTGGCTTGAAGACTGCTGGACCAGAAGGAGAAATAACAGCAG GGTTTTTGCTAAAGAAGAGCACCAAAACTAATGGTTGGAGTAAGAGATGGTTTGTCTTAAATGAAAAGACAGGAAAG CTTGGATATACCAAGAAACAAGAAGAACGACATTTTCGTGGTGTCATCACTTTGGAG GAATGTAATTTGGAAGAAGTGGCAGAGGATGAAGAAGCTTCTTCAAAGAGTTCTAAAGATAAGAAGGCAAATGGCCCGGTTGCTGAAAAAGCACCCAGTCTTGTATTCAAGATAACAAGCAGGGTTCAGTATAAGACCGTTCTTAAAG CCCATAGTGCTGTTGTTTTGAAGGCTGAGAGCTTACCAGATAAGGTAGAGTGGTTGATTAAGTTAAGAAATGTTATTAGTTCTAAAGGAGGTCAAGTAAAGGGCGAACCTGGTCCTCAAATACGGCAAAGTCTTTCTGATGGTTCTCTG GATACTATGGCGAGAAGACCTGCAGATCCGGAAGAAGAACTTCGATGGATGTCTCAGGAAGTGCGCGGTTATGTTGAAGCCGTTCTTAACAGTCTGGCTGCCAATGTTCCAAAG GCCGTTGTTCTTTGCCAAGTAGAGAAGGCAAAAGAAGACATGCTTAACAAATTATACATTTCTGTCAG CGCTCAAAGCACGGTGAGAGTGGAAGAACTGCTTCAGGAGGATCAGAATGTCAAGCGAAGAAGGGAACGGTACCAGAAACAGTCCTCGCTTCTATCCAAGCTTACTAGGCAACTAAGTATTCATGACAATCGAGCAGCGGCGGCTTCTGGCTTTTCCAGTGAAGGTAGATCAg ATAGTAGTCCGACCGCTTCTGGCCCGTCATCAGGCGATGACTGGAGAACTGCATTCGATGCTGCTGCCAATGGTCCAACCGATTCATATGGGGATTCTAGGTCCAATGGTCACAGCCGTCGCTACAGTGACCCTGCCCAAAACGGTGATGTGAACTCTGGGACCAACTCCGGTAGCCGCCGCACGCCCAACAGGTTGCCACCTGCTCCTCCCGCATCCGGCTCTGGTTATAAATACTAA
- the LOC140989212 gene encoding dynamin-2A-like isoform X2, with translation MEAVDELFKLSDSMRQAAALLADEDVDETSSSASSRRPSTFLNVVALGNTGAGKSAVLNSLIGHPALPTGEGGATRAPICVDLTRDGSLSSKSIILQIDSKSQQVSASALRHSLQDRLSKISGKSRDEIYLKLRTSTAPPLKMIDLPGVDRGNLDDSLSEFAEHNDAILLVVIPAFQAPEVASAKAIRIAKELDGECTRTVGVITKVDQASSEPKVLTAVQALLLNQGPRSTSDIPWVALIGQSVSIASAQPGSIGADNSLETAWRAESESLKSILTGAPQSKLGRLALVETLAQQIRNRMKIRLPNLLTGIQGKSQIVQDELFRLGEQMVQSSEGTKALALELCREFEDKFLQHITTGEGVGWKVVASFEGSFPNRIKQLPLDRHFDLNNVKRIVLEADGYQPYLISPEKGLRSLIKGVLELAKEPSRLCVDEVHRVLVDIVSAAANATPGLGKYPSFKREVVAIATTALEGFKNEAKNMVIALVDMERAFVPPQHFIRLVQRRMDRQRREEELKGRSSKKTLEAEQSILNRATSPQTGGSQQSGGNMKSMKDGKSNQQDKDVQEGSGLKTAGPEGEITAGFLLKKSTKTNGWSKRWFVLNEKTGKLGYTKKQEERHFRGVITLEECNLEEVAEDEEASSKSSKDKKANGPVAEKAPSLVFKITSRVQYKTVLKAHSAVVLKAESLPDKVEWLIKLRNVISSKGGQVKGEPGPQIRQSLSDGSLDTMARRPADPEEELRWMSQEVRGYVEAVLNSLAANVPKAVVLCQVEKAKEDMLNKLYISVSAQSTVRVEELLQEDQNVKRRRERYQKQSSLLSKLTRQLSIHDNRAAAASGFSSEDSSPTASGPSSGDDWRTAFDAAANGPTDSYGDSRSNGHSRRYSDPAQNGDVNSGTNSGSRRTPNRLPPAPPASGSGYKY, from the exons GGTGCAGGTAAGTCTGCTGTACTGAATAGTCTAATTGGACATCCTGCGCTG CCGACTGGTGAAGGTGGTGCCACACGTGCTCCAATATGCGTTGATTTAACAAGGGATGGCTCGCTGAGCAGTAAATCCATTATTTTGCAGATCGATAGTAAATCTCAACAAGTTTCTGCGA GTGCTCTTCGGCATTCATTGCAAGACAGATTGAGCAAAATTTCAGGAAAGAGTCGTGATGAGATATATTTAAAGCTCCGAACAAGTACAG CTCCACCGTTGAAAATGATTGATTTACCAGGGGTTGATAGGGGGAATCTTGACGATTCTTTG AGTGAATTTGCAGAACATAATGATGCAATATTGCTCGTTGTAATACCCGCTTTTCAAGCCCCAGAAGTGGCCTCTGCAAAAGCCATCAGAATTGCAAAGGAACTTGATGGAGAAT GTACAAGAACTGTTGGTGTTATTACCAAGGTAGATCAAGCATCTTCAGAACCGAAAGTACTTACTGCTGTGCAGGCTCTTTTACTGAATCAAGGACCTCGAAGTACATCTGATATCCCATGGGTTGCTTTGATTGGTCAATCTGTCTCTATAGCATCTGCTCAACCAGGGAGCATTGGAGCTGATAATTCTCTAGAAACTGCTTGGCGAGCGGAGAGTGAAAGTTTAAAATCAATACTTACCGGTGCTCCTCAAAGCAAGCTTGGGAGGTTAGCCTTGGTGGAGACCCTTGCTCAACAGATCCGGAATCGCATGAAAATCCGCCTTCCGAATCTCCTCACAGG GATTCAGGGGAAGTCTCAAATTGTACAGGATGAACTTTTTAGACTTGGTGAACAGATGGTTCAAAGTTCTGAGGGTACAAAAGCTTTAGCATTGGAGCTTTGCCGGGAATTTGAGGACAAGTTCCTCCAGCATATTACAACAGGAGAG GGTGTTGGGTGGAAAGTTGTTGCTAGTTTTGAAGGCAGTTTTCCTAATAGGATCAAGCAACTCCCTTTAGACAGACATTTTGACCTAAATAATGTTAAGAGG ATTGTGCTCGAGGCTGATGGTTATCAGCCTTATCTTATCTCTCCTGAGAAAGGGTTGAGGTCTTTAATCAAGGGTGTCTTGGAGCTGGCAAAAGAACCTTCTCGCTTGTGTGTTGATGAG GTGCACCGGGTACTTGTGGACATTGTCTCAGCTGCTGCAAACGCCACTCCAGGTCTTGGAAAATATCCTTCTTTTAAGCGTGAG GTTGTAGCAATTGCCACAACTGCTTTGGAAGGTTTCAAAAATGAAGCCAAAAACATGGTAATTGCCCTTGTTGACATGGAACGTGCATTTGTTCCCCCACAACACTTTATCCGTTTAGTGCAGCGGAG GATGGATCGACAACGGCGGGAAGAGGAGCTAAAAGGTCGATCCTCGAAAAAGACTCTTGAGGCTGAGCAATCTATATTAAATAGG GCAACCAGTCCGCAAACTGGAGGGAGCCAACAGAGTGGGGGGAATATGAAATCCATGAAGGATGGAAAATCTAATCAGcaagataaagatgtgcaaGAAGGATCTGGCTTGAAGACTGCTGGACCAGAAGGAGAAATAACAGCAG GGTTTTTGCTAAAGAAGAGCACCAAAACTAATGGTTGGAGTAAGAGATGGTTTGTCTTAAATGAAAAGACAGGAAAG CTTGGATATACCAAGAAACAAGAAGAACGACATTTTCGTGGTGTCATCACTTTGGAG GAATGTAATTTGGAAGAAGTGGCAGAGGATGAAGAAGCTTCTTCAAAGAGTTCTAAAGATAAGAAGGCAAATGGCCCGGTTGCTGAAAAAGCACCCAGTCTTGTATTCAAGATAACAAGCAGGGTTCAGTATAAGACCGTTCTTAAAG CCCATAGTGCTGTTGTTTTGAAGGCTGAGAGCTTACCAGATAAGGTAGAGTGGTTGATTAAGTTAAGAAATGTTATTAGTTCTAAAGGAGGTCAAGTAAAGGGCGAACCTGGTCCTCAAATACGGCAAAGTCTTTCTGATGGTTCTCTG GATACTATGGCGAGAAGACCTGCAGATCCGGAAGAAGAACTTCGATGGATGTCTCAGGAAGTGCGCGGTTATGTTGAAGCCGTTCTTAACAGTCTGGCTGCCAATGTTCCAAAG GCCGTTGTTCTTTGCCAAGTAGAGAAGGCAAAAGAAGACATGCTTAACAAATTATACATTTCTGTCAG CGCTCAAAGCACGGTGAGAGTGGAAGAACTGCTTCAGGAGGATCAGAATGTCAAGCGAAGAAGGGAACGGTACCAGAAACAGTCCTCGCTTCTATCCAAGCTTACTAGGCAACTAAGTATTCATGACAATCGAGCAGCGGCGGCTTCTGGCTTTTCCAGTGAAG ATAGTAGTCCGACCGCTTCTGGCCCGTCATCAGGCGATGACTGGAGAACTGCATTCGATGCTGCTGCCAATGGTCCAACCGATTCATATGGGGATTCTAGGTCCAATGGTCACAGCCGTCGCTACAGTGACCCTGCCCAAAACGGTGATGTGAACTCTGGGACCAACTCCGGTAGCCGCCGCACGCCCAACAGGTTGCCACCTGCTCCTCCCGCATCCGGCTCTGGTTATAAATACTAA